A genomic window from Chlorobium phaeobacteroides DSM 266 includes:
- a CDS encoding class I SAM-dependent methyltransferase, producing MVHTRRFGDFLLEQGAFDLIVAYDVLEHLPDLVAAMTSCLSLLKEGGEMHIQVPYDLSFGAWQDPTHVRAFNERSWLYYTDWHWYLGWKTERFHLEKQQFVLSPVGKALKEQKMAVDDIMRTPKAIDSIVVVLKKITIANSQ from the coding sequence ATGGTCCATACTCGTCGTTTTGGCGATTTTTTGCTTGAGCAGGGAGCGTTCGATCTTATTGTGGCTTATGATGTTCTTGAGCATCTGCCCGATCTGGTTGCAGCAATGACATCCTGTCTCTCCTTGCTCAAAGAGGGCGGGGAAATGCATATTCAGGTTCCCTATGATCTCTCTTTTGGTGCATGGCAGGATCCAACTCATGTTCGGGCATTCAATGAGCGCAGTTGGCTTTACTATACGGATTGGCATTGGTATCTTGGATGGAAAACGGAGCGCTTTCATCTGGAAAAACAGCAGTTTGTGCTCTCTCCGGTGGGAAAGGCGCTGAAAGAACAGAAGATGGCGGTAGACGATATTATGCGTACACCAAAAGCAATTGACTCGATAGTGGTGGTTTTAAAAAAAATTACCATCGCGAACTCTCAATGA
- a CDS encoding WecB/TagA/CpsF family glycosyltransferase, translating into MDDPDSVIMMKTKCSADHVPGYEFFSKALVLGRKESVAELFRLLERSYQQVMLAENTGELEDLKPEKHLFRLAVMTDSFSETLSLGLVNRVRQNFGPENMICLSTDDDQEKERVLRSAGLIYFGSYGSFSAFAEKIINQTLTGHQNRSRTAMESRTDSARALEKRLTDRSLSMKSIFKRVLFRIGALTAEVLERVIEFVVAFVMTLLLTVPLLGILLFRKLFTGTPVFVKRTVEGAFAKPLMVFRFRDLPAPFCDLPLFLELFTGRLALAGTAIKSWSERSAVPENAYIRLVKPGIVSLWDIRNSSKTAHEGQQAIEWEYVFKKRLFYDFMLILRALPVMLYSENSGISSAIFPLLGLNLNNLTMDEAISVMQRTLEEKKQSAIYFVNPDCLNKMVSDRKYFNTLKTGDYVFPDGIGLSIAGKMLGTPLRENINGTDMLPYLCRMAAAEGYPVFLLGGKPGIAEKAGQNISKTYGVTIAGSADGYFDHQHDSDAVIEQINSSGAAILLVAFGAPLQEIWIARHRQKLSPRVLMGVGGLFDFYSGTIRRAPRWIREIGFEWVYRILQEPGRMWRRYVIGNPLFLYRVMKWKVFTQSNSL; encoded by the coding sequence ATGGACGATCCGGATTCTGTCATCATGATGAAAACAAAGTGTTCTGCAGATCATGTTCCGGGATATGAGTTTTTCTCAAAAGCTCTTGTTCTTGGAAGAAAAGAGAGCGTTGCCGAACTGTTCCGTTTGCTTGAAAGGAGCTATCAGCAGGTGATGCTTGCAGAAAATACAGGAGAACTGGAAGATCTAAAGCCTGAAAAACATTTGTTCAGGCTTGCAGTCATGACTGACAGTTTTTCTGAAACGCTGAGTTTGGGACTGGTTAACCGTGTGAGGCAGAACTTTGGTCCTGAAAACATGATCTGCCTTTCGACCGATGACGATCAGGAAAAAGAGCGCGTTCTTCGTTCAGCAGGTTTGATTTATTTTGGTAGTTACGGGAGTTTTTCTGCTTTTGCGGAAAAGATTATCAACCAAACGTTGACCGGCCATCAAAACCGGTCGAGGACTGCAATGGAGTCGAGAACAGATAGTGCGAGGGCTCTTGAAAAAAGACTTACAGACCGTTCGTTATCGATGAAAAGTATCTTTAAAAGGGTACTCTTCAGGATTGGTGCTCTAACGGCGGAAGTACTGGAAAGAGTCATTGAATTCGTGGTTGCGTTTGTTATGACGCTATTGCTCACCGTTCCATTGCTTGGTATTCTCTTGTTCAGGAAGCTTTTTACCGGTACACCGGTTTTTGTCAAACGGACAGTAGAAGGTGCTTTTGCAAAACCTTTAATGGTTTTCCGGTTCAGGGATTTGCCTGCTCCTTTTTGTGATTTGCCTCTTTTTCTTGAGCTTTTTACCGGAAGGCTTGCTCTTGCAGGTACGGCAATCAAAAGCTGGAGCGAACGTTCAGCCGTTCCTGAAAATGCCTATATTCGTCTGGTTAAACCCGGTATTGTCTCGCTTTGGGATATTCGCAATTCCAGCAAAACCGCTCATGAGGGGCAGCAGGCGATTGAATGGGAGTATGTTTTCAAAAAACGCCTGTTTTACGATTTCATGCTGATATTGCGCGCTTTACCGGTGATGCTGTACAGTGAAAACAGCGGTATTTCATCAGCGATCTTTCCTCTGCTTGGTCTCAATCTCAACAATCTGACCATGGATGAAGCGATTTCTGTCATGCAGAGAACCCTTGAGGAGAAAAAGCAGAGCGCAATTTATTTTGTAAATCCAGACTGTCTCAATAAAATGGTCTCCGACAGGAAGTATTTCAACACGCTCAAAACAGGCGATTATGTGTTTCCTGACGGGATAGGCCTGAGTATTGCGGGGAAAATGCTTGGAACGCCTCTCAGAGAAAATATCAACGGTACCGATATGCTTCCTTATCTTTGCAGAATGGCCGCAGCTGAAGGGTACCCGGTTTTTCTCCTGGGAGGCAAACCCGGAATTGCTGAAAAGGCCGGACAAAACATCAGCAAAACGTATGGGGTGACCATAGCAGGCAGCGCTGACGGTTATTTTGATCATCAGCATGATAGCGATGCTGTTATTGAGCAGATAAATAGTTCGGGAGCCGCAATTCTTCTGGTGGCTTTCGGGGCTCCACTGCAAGAGATCTGGATTGCAAGGCACCGTCAAAAACTTTCGCCGAGGGTGTTGATGGGCGTAGGCGGTCTGTTCGACTTTTATTCCGGCACCATCAGGCGTGCGCCGCGCTGGATACGTGAGATCGGGTTTGAGTGGGTATACAGAATTCTCCAGGAGCCGGGCAGGATGTGGAGGCGGTATGTTATAGGTAATCCTCTTTTTCTCTACAGGGTAATGAAATGGAAAGTGTTTACACAAAGTAATAGTCTGTAA
- a CDS encoding class I SAM-dependent methyltransferase, whose product MSDSYYSRVNHYLLEAIPVTAAFVLEIGCGAGSLARAYRARNPRADYIGVEIVEEVACKARPYLTHTLVGDIEEAETLSAIDKVCDGRLFDMLILGDVIEHLRDPWSVLSQLRNRMTAGGLCVACIPNVSHWSVLLQQLHGRWDYTDEGLLDRTHLRFFTLETAIDLLRKSQWSVLEAGARIINPQKTDEVLGLFQSLATSLGIDPEKLERNLSAYQWVIRANAGFSGSQP is encoded by the coding sequence ATGTCAGACTCCTACTATTCAAGAGTTAATCATTACCTTCTTGAGGCCATTCCTGTCACAGCGGCTTTCGTGCTTGAAATTGGTTGTGGCGCTGGTTCACTGGCCCGGGCGTACAGAGCCAGAAATCCTCGTGCTGATTATATTGGCGTTGAGATTGTGGAAGAGGTTGCCTGTAAAGCGCGCCCCTATCTTACGCACACACTTGTCGGCGATATCGAGGAGGCTGAAACTCTTTCCGCCATTGACAAGGTGTGCGATGGCCGATTATTTGATATGCTCATTTTAGGGGATGTTATTGAACATCTTCGTGATCCCTGGAGCGTCCTCTCCCAACTGCGTAACCGGATGACAGCGGGCGGTTTATGTGTTGCCTGCATTCCGAATGTATCTCATTGGAGTGTTTTGCTGCAACAGCTTCATGGGCGCTGGGATTATACCGATGAGGGGTTGCTTGACAGGACACACCTTCGTTTTTTCACTCTTGAAACGGCAATCGATCTTTTAAGGAAATCGCAATGGTCGGTTCTTGAGGCCGGAGCACGTATTATCAATCCTCAAAAAACCGATGAAGTACTCGGCTTGTTTCAGTCTTTGGCTACAAGTCTTGGTATTGATCCTGAAAAACTCGAACGGAACCTGTCGGCATATCAGTGGGTGATTCGTGCAAACGCAGGTTTTTCAGGCAGCCAGCCATAA
- a CDS encoding PAS domain S-box protein, with the protein MSAVEKKATVLIVDDSALIRASTSHIIRELGFNPVTAECGDDCIELLNTSKIDLVLLDINMPGKNGMEVLSDIRNHHFMVPVIMISGSNDIEQAVQSVKMGAYQYLIKPVNPDKLEVTVKNALSESKLRQKVKLFSAVITRSPITIAITDNHGDLEYVNPAFSRTTGYSYKEAIGKNPRILKSGDQPDEYYKALWDTITAGKVWHGEFHNRKKNGEMYWEEAIISPITDHTGKISHYISLKQDISQRKKEQEALAESESRFQELADLLPQPVFELDMKGNIIYTNSLGFQAFGYTKDDLEKGVSSLALFVPEDRETVLQNIENRLKNIPFENHEYTALRKDGTTFPILIYTARINRGGVPVGIRGIVLDITDRKQAEENLVQLNQNLELRVEERTRELEVTHQQMILQEKLASIGQLAAGIAHELNNPINFVRINFATLQEDVSDLHTLLKEYRLVTEKLEDRPLSSEELKKLRLAEESLAVDSLLESIPEIFAESQRGFERITTIIGSMRNFSFRHAIDERVQFNINKGICDTLIIARNEYRYLADVTTKLEDLPSVPCNPEQVNQVFLNLVVNSAHAIESQHRLEKGKITIRTWYDSSNVFCSVTDDGPGIPPEVRRRIFEPFFTTKQPGKGTGLGLSISYDIVVHKHGGTLDVHCPPEGGTVITLSLPLRQMTETTNP; encoded by the coding sequence ATGTCAGCCGTTGAAAAGAAAGCGACAGTTCTTATTGTTGATGACAGTGCGCTGATACGGGCATCAACCTCACATATTATCAGAGAGCTTGGCTTCAATCCGGTAACGGCAGAGTGTGGGGATGACTGTATTGAGCTTCTCAATACGAGCAAGATCGATCTTGTACTTCTCGATATCAACATGCCCGGAAAAAACGGAATGGAGGTGCTTTCCGATATCCGGAATCATCACTTCATGGTTCCGGTGATCATGATTTCCGGTTCGAATGACATTGAGCAGGCAGTTCAGTCCGTCAAGATGGGCGCATACCAGTACCTGATAAAACCGGTCAATCCTGACAAGCTTGAGGTTACGGTAAAAAACGCGCTTTCCGAATCGAAGCTCCGACAGAAGGTTAAACTTTTTTCGGCTGTGATTACCCGGAGTCCGATAACGATCGCTATAACCGATAATCATGGCGATCTTGAATACGTCAACCCGGCATTCAGCAGAACGACCGGTTATTCCTACAAGGAGGCTATAGGCAAGAACCCCCGGATATTGAAATCCGGTGATCAGCCCGATGAATACTATAAGGCACTCTGGGATACCATTACTGCAGGAAAGGTCTGGCATGGCGAGTTTCATAACAGGAAAAAAAACGGGGAAATGTATTGGGAGGAGGCGATTATCAGCCCGATTACCGATCACACGGGAAAGATTTCGCATTATATCAGTCTCAAACAGGATATTTCTCAGCGCAAAAAGGAACAGGAAGCTCTCGCTGAAAGCGAAAGCCGTTTTCAGGAACTTGCCGATCTTTTGCCCCAGCCTGTTTTCGAACTCGATATGAAGGGAAACATCATCTATACCAACAGTCTTGGTTTTCAAGCATTCGGATATACAAAGGATGATCTTGAAAAGGGCGTTTCAAGTCTTGCGCTTTTTGTTCCTGAAGACCGCGAAACTGTTCTGCAAAATATTGAAAACCGGTTGAAAAATATTCCGTTTGAGAATCATGAATATACCGCGTTGAGAAAAGACGGCACTACCTTTCCAATCCTGATCTACACCGCTCGTATTAATCGGGGTGGCGTGCCTGTCGGTATTCGGGGTATTGTGCTTGATATTACGGATCGCAAACAGGCCGAGGAAAATCTCGTGCAGCTTAACCAGAATCTTGAGCTGCGGGTTGAGGAACGCACAAGAGAGCTTGAAGTGACGCATCAGCAGATGATTTTGCAGGAGAAACTTGCTTCAATCGGTCAGCTTGCGGCAGGTATTGCTCACGAACTGAACAACCCTATCAATTTTGTCAGAATCAATTTCGCAACCCTGCAGGAGGATGTTTCCGATCTCCATACGCTTCTCAAAGAGTATCGCCTTGTGACGGAAAAACTGGAAGATCGTCCGCTTTCGTCTGAAGAGCTTAAAAAGTTGCGATTGGCTGAGGAATCTCTTGCTGTTGATTCACTGCTCGAGAGCATTCCTGAAATTTTTGCCGAATCCCAGCGCGGGTTCGAACGCATTACAACTATCATCGGAAGCATGCGGAACTTCTCGTTTCGTCATGCAATTGATGAACGGGTTCAGTTCAATATCAACAAGGGTATTTGTGATACGCTCATTATCGCCAGAAATGAATATCGATATCTTGCTGATGTGACGACAAAACTTGAAGATCTGCCTTCAGTTCCCTGTAATCCCGAGCAGGTTAACCAGGTTTTTCTCAATCTTGTGGTTAACAGCGCTCATGCTATTGAGTCACAGCATCGGCTGGAAAAAGGAAAGATCACCATTCGCACCTGGTACGACAGCAGCAATGTTTTCTGTTCCGTAACCGATGACGGTCCAGGTATTCCTCCTGAAGTCAGACGCCGTATTTTTGAGCCGTTTTTCACCACCAAACAACCGGGAAAAGGTACCGGTCTCGGTCTGAGCATCTCCTATGATATCGTTGTTCATAAACATGGAGGAACTCTTGATGTTCATTGCCCGCCCGAGGGAGGTACCGTTATTACTCTTTCGCTTCCCCTGAGACAAATGACCGAAACGACAAACCCATGA
- a CDS encoding IS4 family transposase, whose product MNTGKTVFAQLQDHLPLHQFRRCVKRYGGNYKVQSFTCLDQYLCLFFAQLTYRESLRDITTCLLGMQNKLYHMGIRGTIARSTLADANEKRDWRIYQDFAHILIHHARELYSKDSFGVTLQETVYALDSTTIDLCLALFPWAKFRTHKGAVKMHTLLDLRGNIPSFIAITNGKVHDVNILDLLVVESGSFYIMDRGYVDFDRLYAIHQARGFFVIRGKSNLSFRRLYSHSVDKSIGIQCDQTIKLTGKDTAVYYPEPLRRIKYSDPETGKIYVFLTNNLDLAPKVIADLYKSRWQIELFFKWIKQHLRIKAFYGTSENAVKTQIWTAISVYVLIALVKKRLNLDITLYTFLQILSVSVFEKVDILQLVTNSAGTIEDTHTCNQLNLFDL is encoded by the coding sequence ATGAATACAGGAAAAACCGTTTTCGCTCAATTGCAGGATCATCTACCGCTCCATCAATTTCGCCGGTGCGTCAAGCGATACGGTGGCAATTATAAGGTTCAGTCGTTCACCTGTCTCGATCAATATCTTTGCCTGTTCTTTGCTCAACTGACCTATCGGGAGAGCCTTCGGGACATCACGACCTGCCTGCTCGGGATGCAGAATAAACTCTACCATATGGGCATCCGTGGCACAATTGCACGAAGTACTCTGGCTGATGCCAATGAAAAACGGGATTGGCGCATTTATCAGGACTTTGCACATATACTGATTCATCATGCAAGAGAACTGTACAGCAAAGACTCTTTTGGTGTCACACTGCAGGAAACGGTCTACGCTCTGGATTCAACCACGATCGATCTTTGCCTGGCGCTGTTTCCATGGGCAAAGTTCAGAACTCATAAGGGTGCGGTTAAAATGCACACTTTACTGGATTTACGAGGCAATATCCCGTCGTTCATCGCCATCACGAATGGGAAGGTTCATGATGTCAACATCCTTGATCTCCTCGTTGTTGAATCCGGCTCATTTTACATCATGGATCGCGGTTATGTCGATTTTGACAGATTGTATGCTATTCACCAGGCACGGGGATTCTTTGTAATCCGAGGGAAATCCAACCTCTCATTTCGGCGACTATACTCTCATTCTGTTGATAAATCGATAGGGATACAATGTGATCAAACCATCAAACTGACAGGGAAAGACACGGCTGTATACTATCCTGAGCCTCTGAGGCGAATCAAGTATAGTGATCCAGAAACCGGCAAGATATATGTGTTCCTGACAAACAACCTTGATCTTGCTCCGAAGGTGATTGCCGACCTTTACAAAAGCAGATGGCAGATAGAATTGTTCTTCAAATGGATAAAACAGCATTTACGAATCAAGGCATTCTATGGTACATCAGAAAACGCAGTAAAGACGCAAATATGGACAGCTATTTCGGTATATGTGCTTATTGCATTGGTGAAAAAGAGACTCAATTTGGATATAACTCTCTACACTTTTCTACAGATTCTGAGTGTCAGCGTATTCGAGAAAGTCGATATTTTACAATTAGTTACGAACTCAGCTGGCACGATTGAGGATACCCATACCTGTAACCAGTTGAATTTATTTGACTTATAA
- a CDS encoding sigma-54 interaction domain-containing protein, whose product MCSTIVIIGGGHNQRPFAVLGEDGCQVRCHFADSITAAETLLDTEKVDFMLIAPTGQDQEIFSFARQLLHKNRGTKIFFFGNGDELSAMLRFIEKLQPEELGKLLSSRQAFSTPEELSGCIDASGDTHPAVFFFEGLIGNSPEIQKLKEVVLKIAPTCTTVLIQGESGTGKDVIARAIHFHSARKKEVFMPVDCAAINESVIESELFGHTKGAFTGADWNTLGLIRSSDRGSLFLDEIAELPMHLQAKLLRTLQERAVKPVGSSTIYPVDIRIISASNSNLAEAVKKGTFRQDLYYRMSAVTIYAPPLRERRSDIPLLCSFFIRKLVKEGFPEKRFSSQAMAALSGFDWPGNVRELENVIRCAVTLSQGTIIDQPDLSIPLSGSDDLSVTGCAESSSMAFHEKEAIRKALKKTIGNRRAAAKLLGISEATLYRRIKLYSI is encoded by the coding sequence GTGTGTTCTACCATCGTTATTATCGGTGGCGGGCATAACCAGCGGCCTTTTGCGGTTTTGGGGGAAGATGGGTGTCAGGTGAGATGTCATTTTGCCGATAGCATTACAGCAGCGGAAACGTTGCTGGACACGGAAAAGGTTGATTTCATGCTTATAGCGCCAACCGGTCAGGATCAGGAGATTTTTTCATTTGCACGTCAGTTGCTGCACAAAAACCGGGGGACAAAAATCTTTTTTTTCGGCAATGGTGATGAGTTATCAGCCATGCTGCGTTTTATTGAAAAGCTTCAGCCGGAAGAACTCGGAAAACTGCTTTCGTCGCGACAGGCTTTTTCAACACCCGAGGAGCTTTCCGGGTGCATCGATGCATCAGGAGATACACATCCGGCTGTTTTTTTCTTTGAGGGACTCATTGGTAATTCTCCTGAAATTCAGAAACTCAAGGAAGTCGTACTCAAAATAGCGCCAACCTGTACGACTGTTCTGATTCAGGGCGAGAGCGGAACCGGCAAGGACGTTATTGCCCGGGCAATCCATTTTCACAGCGCAAGGAAAAAAGAGGTTTTTATGCCGGTTGATTGTGCGGCAATCAATGAAAGTGTTATTGAAAGCGAGCTGTTCGGCCATACGAAGGGTGCTTTTACCGGTGCAGACTGGAATACCCTCGGGCTGATTCGTTCGTCGGACAGGGGGTCTCTTTTTCTTGATGAAATTGCCGAACTCCCCATGCACTTGCAGGCCAAACTGCTTCGTACGCTTCAGGAGAGGGCTGTAAAGCCTGTCGGGTCATCAACAATCTATCCTGTCGATATCAGGATTATATCCGCAAGCAACAGCAATCTGGCTGAAGCGGTTAAAAAAGGTACTTTTCGTCAGGATCTCTATTACCGGATGAGTGCGGTTACCATTTATGCGCCGCCTTTGCGCGAACGCCGTTCTGATATACCGCTTCTGTGCAGTTTCTTTATCAGAAAACTTGTAAAGGAGGGATTTCCGGAGAAAAGGTTTTCTTCGCAAGCGATGGCAGCTTTATCCGGATTTGACTGGCCGGGTAACGTACGTGAGCTGGAAAATGTGATCAGATGTGCGGTAACCCTTTCTCAGGGTACTATTATTGATCAGCCTGATCTGTCAATACCCTTATCCGGTTCAGATGATCTGTCAGTTACCGGTTGTGCTGAATCTTCAAGTATGGCTTTTCATGAAAAAGAGGCTATCCGAAAGGCGCTCAAAAAGACCATCGGCAACAGACGGGCTGCGGCAAAGTTGCTTGGCATCAGTGAAGCAACGTTGTATCGTCGGATCAAACTCTACAGTATATGA
- a CDS encoding sugar transferase yields the protein MELDPTVRKELIRKISDSISPGFRYRRRLKVMAWESTIMFSYLLKRLLDMSVSIAALLVLAPLFLLTACSIWIEDPGPVFYVQIRVGRNGRHFRFYKFRSMVINADKIKKELAAQNESSAGVIFKMKKDPRITKVGRIIRKFSIDELPQLINVLKGDMSLVGPRPPLPVEVAEYTLEQRKRLHVIPGITCLWQVSGRSDIPFTDQVRLDMQYIQSAGFLNDIRLLFKTIPAVLTGRGAY from the coding sequence ATGGAGCTTGATCCAACAGTACGAAAAGAACTGATACGCAAAATAAGCGACTCTATCAGCCCCGGATTCCGATACAGAAGGAGACTTAAGGTCATGGCGTGGGAATCGACCATCATGTTCTCCTACCTGCTGAAACGATTGCTCGATATGAGCGTATCTATAGCAGCGCTGCTTGTACTTGCGCCACTTTTTCTTCTTACTGCGTGCTCAATCTGGATTGAAGATCCGGGGCCTGTGTTTTATGTTCAGATTCGTGTGGGACGCAATGGGAGGCATTTCAGATTTTATAAGTTCCGGTCGATGGTTATCAATGCCGACAAGATTAAAAAAGAGCTTGCCGCTCAAAACGAGTCATCTGCCGGCGTGATATTTAAAATGAAAAAAGATCCCCGGATAACGAAGGTTGGCAGAATCATCCGTAAATTCAGTATAGATGAACTGCCGCAACTGATCAATGTTCTTAAAGGTGACATGAGTCTTGTCGGCCCGCGCCCTCCCTTGCCGGTTGAGGTTGCGGAATATACCCTTGAGCAGCGCAAACGGCTGCATGTTATTCCCGGAATAACATGCCTCTGGCAGGTGAGCGGCAGAAGTGACATCCCTTTTACCGATCAGGTCAGGCTCGACATGCAGTACATTCAAAGTGCCGGGTTTCTCAATGATATTCGCTTGCTTTTTAAAACAATCCCTGCCGTTCTGACCGGAAGGGGAGCATATTAA
- a CDS encoding glycosyltransferase: MILSAKNRSFLVFIHDDVWIDDYFLSTRIREGLSKFDIIGVAGNRRITTKQPAWIFNDHTFTWDDKANLTGAVAHAKHPFGRITFFGEVPAECALLDGVLLAAQKAVLVNAQCFFDSRFDFHFYDMDFCRTAKQNQLTLGTWPISITHQSGGAFGSEQWKKSYNTYIDKWGE, from the coding sequence GTGATTTTATCTGCTAAAAACAGAAGTTTTCTTGTATTTATTCATGATGACGTATGGATTGATGATTATTTCTTATCGACTCGCATACGTGAAGGTTTAAGTAAATTCGACATAATCGGTGTAGCCGGAAACCGGCGAATAACAACTAAACAGCCTGCATGGATATTCAACGACCATACGTTCACCTGGGATGACAAAGCCAATTTGACGGGAGCCGTTGCACATGCAAAACACCCGTTTGGAAGAATAACGTTTTTTGGAGAGGTCCCGGCTGAATGCGCCCTGCTTGATGGCGTTTTACTTGCTGCACAAAAAGCTGTGCTTGTTAATGCACAGTGCTTCTTTGATTCCCGATTTGACTTTCATTTTTATGACATGGATTTTTGCCGAACGGCGAAACAAAACCAGTTGACCCTGGGGACCTGGCCGATAAGCATAACCCACCAGAGCGGCGGAGCGTTCGGCTCCGAACAATGGAAAAAAAGTTATAACACATATATCGATAAATGGGGAGAGTGA
- a CDS encoding STAS domain-containing protein, producing MKFRVETLSGKNIGIAELSGRLDAENSGALQTSFALWQKQAVFFVFDCINLEFVDSSGLGAIVACLRKALEHNGDVRLAALGPKVSMVFDLTKAKKLFSIFPDTSGAIQSFGTGGAA from the coding sequence ATGAAGTTTCGTGTGGAAACATTGTCAGGAAAAAATATCGGTATTGCTGAGTTGAGTGGACGGCTTGATGCTGAAAACAGTGGTGCCTTGCAGACCTCTTTTGCGCTTTGGCAAAAACAGGCCGTTTTTTTTGTTTTTGACTGCATCAATCTTGAATTTGTTGACAGCAGCGGGTTGGGAGCTATTGTCGCGTGCCTTCGCAAGGCGCTTGAGCATAATGGCGATGTACGGCTCGCAGCCCTCGGTCCGAAAGTTTCCATGGTCTTCGATCTGACAAAGGCAAAAAAACTTTTTTCGATTTTTCCTGATACGTCAGGCGCAATACAATCATTCGGGACAGGCGGCGCGGCTTAA
- a CDS encoding SpoIIE family protein phosphatase has product MKNIADITVLFVDDEADILSSLNRFLRREPYKKLFAENGKKALSLLEEHAVALVVTDLRMPEMNGLELISAVKERNPDVIRLILSGSQDFDQIIESINKGEVFRFIPKPVDPDAFRKVLNDAIDYYCLKTEREELFNELSIKNRELTRANDALRVMAGDLQRSEEKFRSMTDAAHDAVFMLNNEGKIVYRNTAAETLFGFSREEYGDQLFWELISPEFADFNIHDVCEMMPDEALPDFNSETRVRQIEGLRKDGSLVPIEISRGCVHIESVHHTVVIARDITARVEAERSRERYDSMQKELESEIERKLLQSPVPETLQGVSISRLMIPSGHLDGDFTDFIVYNSSHADIIIGDVMGHGIQSALVGAGIKALFLKAIAQKKCLYGELPDLTGVVSSVHDLCIHELMALGTFATLLFLRLDLEAGELFLIDCGHPPVLHFKDATGTISMLKGEQLPIGMIERQDYHTVSASISENDLLVLYSDGITESFSPDGRMFGTERLVELVINYHDLPAEDLIEHIKEGVSSFAGRDTFDDDVTCIVIRIGTSTYKTVAAGNPGGTP; this is encoded by the coding sequence ATGAAAAATATTGCTGATATAACGGTGCTTTTTGTTGATGATGAGGCTGATATTCTCAGCTCATTAAACAGGTTTCTGCGCAGGGAGCCCTATAAAAAACTGTTTGCCGAAAACGGAAAGAAAGCTCTTTCGCTGCTCGAAGAACATGCTGTCGCTCTTGTTGTTACGGATCTTCGCATGCCGGAAATGAACGGTCTGGAACTGATCAGTGCGGTCAAGGAGAGAAATCCTGATGTTATCCGTCTGATATTGAGCGGATCGCAGGATTTTGATCAGATTATCGAATCCATCAATAAAGGCGAAGTATTCCGTTTTATCCCCAAGCCTGTGGACCCTGATGCGTTCAGAAAAGTGCTGAATGATGCCATCGACTATTATTGTCTTAAAACAGAACGCGAAGAGCTGTTTAATGAGCTGTCGATAAAAAACAGGGAGTTGACCAGGGCCAATGATGCACTCCGTGTTATGGCCGGAGATCTGCAGAGGAGTGAGGAAAAGTTCCGCTCAATGACCGATGCCGCACATGACGCTGTTTTCATGCTTAACAATGAAGGGAAAATCGTTTATCGAAATACTGCGGCTGAAACGCTTTTTGGATTCAGCAGGGAAGAGTATGGTGATCAGCTTTTTTGGGAGCTGATCTCACCTGAATTTGCGGATTTCAATATTCATGATGTTTGCGAAATGATGCCGGACGAAGCTCTGCCTGATTTTAACAGTGAAACAAGGGTTCGTCAAATCGAGGGTCTGAGAAAAGACGGCTCTCTGGTTCCGATTGAAATATCGAGAGGGTGTGTTCATATCGAGTCCGTTCATCATACGGTAGTTATTGCCAGGGATATCACAGCGCGCGTTGAGGCGGAGCGGAGCCGGGAGCGTTATGACAGCATGCAGAAAGAGCTTGAATCCGAGATTGAAAGAAAACTGCTGCAAAGCCCCGTTCCCGAAACCCTTCAGGGGGTTTCAATCAGTCGCCTGATGATTCCTTCGGGTCATCTTGATGGAGATTTTACGGATTTTATTGTCTACAACAGCAGCCATGCCGACATAATTATTGGTGACGTCATGGGTCATGGCATTCAGTCGGCTCTGGTTGGCGCCGGTATAAAAGCACTGTTTCTCAAGGCGATTGCACAAAAAAAGTGTCTGTATGGCGAACTCCCCGATCTGACGGGAGTCGTGAGCAGCGTTCATGATCTCTGCATTCATGAGCTCATGGCACTCGGCACCTTTGCAACCCTTCTTTTCCTTCGTCTTGACCTTGAGGCGGGAGAGCTCTTTCTGATCGACTGCGGTCACCCTCCGGTTCTTCACTTTAAGGACGCAACGGGAACCATTTCGATGCTCAAAGGCGAACAGTTGCCGATCGGCATGATAGAGAGGCAGGATTACCATACCGTTTCAGCTTCGATCAGCGAGAACGATCTGCTTGTTCTCTATTCCGACGGTATTACCGAGAGTTTTTCGCCGGACGGGAGAATGTTCGGCACAGAACGACTGGTTGAACTGGTTATCAACTATCACGACCTGCCTGCGGAAGATCTGATTGAACACATCAAGGAGGGCGTTTCCTCTTTTGCCGGACGAGATACTTTTGATGATGATGTGACCTGTATCGTTATCCGTATCGGCACGTCGACTTATAAAACTGTTGCTGCGGGTAATCCTGGCGGCACACCGTAA